TTTTCTGCAGAGCATGCTCGTCATAATCCAGCGAAGACAAGGTGAGCAGTTGTGTGCTGAGCATGGACAACCGCCGGCTCTCATCCCCGATAATGGACAGATACTCTTGGCGCTGAGCTTCCGGCAGAGTACCGTCCTGGAGCGCATGGGCGAAGCCCTGAATTGAGGTTAGCGGTGACTCAATCTCATGCGACACATTGGCGACAAACTCCTGTCTTGCCCGGTTCGTACGTTCCAGCTCGCGGCTCATCGTCATGAAGTGGGAAGCCAGTTGGCCGATCTCGTCGCGGCGTGCGGTGTAGAGCTTAATGTCGTAGCGCCCCTTGGAGATTAGGAGCGTGGCCTCGGTTAGCCGGGTGATCGGCCGCACCACATGAAATACAGTAATCAGCATGAACCACAGACTTAGCAGAATAATGACTCCAATAATCACGACAAAAAAGATCCGCAGCTCCCCGAACTGCACCTGGGCATCCGGACGCATGAACAAGGCATAGGTCTCCCCGTTAATATGGACCGGCACCCCAATGGAATTGCTGAGCTGGTTATCGAAGAACCCTGTCACGAACAGCTGGCCGGGGAAATTCCCCACCCCATGGTAGATCTCCCCGTCCAGCACCTTGCGCAGCGCCTCGTCCTTGAGGTCATTTTTGCGGAAAGGCAGGCCGTAGAAGCGTTCCTCTCCATCGCCATTGACCAGATACATTTTGTACCCCAGGGAAGCCGTACTCAGGAGATATTCTTCCACCGCATCCGGGTGATCCTCAATGAACTGCTGCAAACCTATGGCCATCCGGGTCAGCTTAGCATCATTTTTCGGCTTGACTTGGGACTGGTAATAGAGGTTAGAGACCAGAAATCCCAGCACACTGCTGATCATAATCACCGAGCAGAAGATAATACTCATCCGTACATAGAGCGATCTCATGCGTTCACCATGTCCACTTTGTAGCCAATTCCCCGTACCGTGCGGATGATAAAATCATTCTGGTATTCGCTGAACCGCTGACGCAGGCGCTTGATATGAACATCCACCGTCCGCTCGTCCCCTTCGTAGTCCGCTCCCCAGACCAGCTCAATCAGCTCACCACGCGTGAACAGGCGTCCCGGATATTGGGCCAGCTGGGCCAGCAGCTCGAACTCCTTCACCGGCAGCAGCAGCACCTCTGTACCGTCACTGATCTCGTAATTCTTACGGTCTATCACTAGCGAATTCAGGCGAATCCGATCATCTGAGGCGATGGAATAACGGCGGAACAAGGCCTTGATGCGAAAGATCAGCTCCTCCGGCTCAAAAGGCTTAGTCACATAATCATCCGTCCCGTGCAGATAGCCCTGCTCCTTATCGCTGAGCTGCTGGCGGGCCGTCAGCAGAATAACGGGAATATCATAGTTCTCCCTTATGTATGCACACAGCTCCAATCCGTCCATATGCGGCATCATCACATCCACCACCGCCAGATCGACCGTCTGCTCCTTCATGCGCGCCGCCGCTTCCCGCCCGTCTCCGGCTTCTATCGCTTGATATCCCTCTCTGGTAAGAACATGCCGCAGCAGCGTGCGGATATGAACATCGTCGTCGGCTACCAGTATCTTTTTCAACTTACATACGCCCCCTCCGGCTTGCCTGTCAATGACATCATACTAGCAACAAACCCTGCTCAAAACAATAGGACTCCAAACCAACAAGCTCACTTAGGTCAGTACGTCCTACACTATAAAAGGCAGAATGCTGTCCCTCAGTGGGGTGACCGGTCTGCCCATAAGCCGCTCCAAATCCCCGGAGGTGGAAGCCGTATCCAGCTTGCTCATAAAAGCATAGATCCAGTGCTGAATTCCGTCATCCTGACGGTGCACCACCGGATTGCCGGCAACCTCTGTCAGAACTTCGGCCAGATCGCCAAAATCCCAGGTCTGCGGAGCGGTCAATTCATAGATCCGGTTGCCTGCTCCCTCTTCGGCCAGCACAGCAGCAGCAGCCAATGCAAGATCCCGTCGACCTACCGAGTTAAACTTCCATTCTCCCGGTGCCGTCACCAGCTCTCCGCTGGAGAGGGCTTCCTTCAGCCCCAGCACCCCTACGAAATCAATATAAAGAGCATTGCGCAAAAAGGTATATTCCAGCCCGGAGTCTATAATCGCCTGTTCCGTCCATGTATGCACATTATCCGGCTTGCTCTGATCTGTTCTCCGCCCTGAGAATGCAAAACCAGTATATAGGATATGCCTCACACCGCTTCGTTTAGCCGCATCAATCACCCGCTTATGCTGGGACAGACGAACATTGTCATCCGTATGCGAGCTGGAGATCAGCAGGAGCCGGGAAATCCCGCGAAAAGCTTCATTCAGTGTTTCCGGCAGATCATAATTCACCTTGCGGACTTCAATTCCCTGCTCCCGGATAAAAGTAGCTTGCTCAACACTTCTTACTCCGGCAATGATCTGCCCTACAGGGATGCTGCTACGCAGATTCTCCAGAATTAGACTTCCCAGTTGCCCGTTTGCTCCCGTAATCAATATTGTCGTCATAGGCGATAACATCCTTTCCTTATTGGAATCAGATTTCTTCACATATCCACCGTCATATTCCAGCTGCTATATATAATCTCTGTCTGCGGGCAGCCTCCCGGCATGCGGAACATTCCACACCTTCTATCCTCTGCTCAGCTTATTCAGCAGCTTCAGCAGCAGCTGCAGCTCCGGCTCATCCAGCCGGTTCATTACCTCCGCAACTGCTTCCCGGTTCCCCGGCAGCTGTTCCAGCAGCAGACGCTTACCTGCTTCAGTCAGCGAAATGACTGTCTTACGGCCATCCTGTGCGTGAGCCGCCCGCGTAATATAGCCATCCTTCTCCAGCGGAGTCAGCAGCAGGCTGATATTGGCTTTGGTTACCGCGATTCGCTCAGCAAGCAGCGAAGGCAGGATCGCCCCTCCTTCCTTCGCAATCTCAACCAGTACGCGAATTCTTGCCCCGTTCAGCCCCTGCGCCTGCCAATATTTCTCCGAGACGGCCACAGTGCCGGCAGTCGCTCCCACCAAGGCGAAGAAAACCCTATTTTCAAGCGGCAGCTCAAGCACAACCTTTTGTAAATCATCCATTAGCAGTCGTCAACTCCATTTAGTTAATAGCTTAACTATATCTAGAGATAGATTATCTGATTCCGTCAGGATTGTCAAAAGAATTGCACCAACTCACCCATAGACAAACAAAAACCCCCTATCCTTCCTAAGGAAGGCAGAGGGTTCAATACAGCCGCATGAAGGTTTCCGTTAGATTAGAACAGGCTTAGCCGCAGGTGACACCTTTTCTTCACCATAGCTCCTACTGCCTTCCAGCACAAGCTCCAGCTTAATCAGCTCCGAGCGGCTGGCCAGCCGGATCGGCGGTCCCCAGGTTCCGTAGCCGGACGAGACGATGACATGCAGCTTATTTTTGAGCAGATAGCCCCAATCCAGTTCGAACAGGCGCCGGGTAATCCAGTGATTCGGTGCAATCTGCCCCCGGTGGGTATGTCCAGACAGCAGCACATCCACTCCAGCCTCTGAAGCGATGCCAAAGCCAGTCGGTTGATGATCCATCATCAGGATCGGCTTACTGCGGTCAAGACCCTCCAGTAAAGCTTCCACGCTGAGCCGTCCACCGGCCTCCATAGCTTCAGCAGTCTTGTCTTTGCGCCCGACCACGTAGACTCCCGAAGTCTCCACCACTTCATCCTGTAACACCTGAATGCCGACACTATGCATAACCTCCGTATACTGCGCAATCGATCCGCCGTAGTATTCGTGATTTCCCAGCACAGCGTAGACCCCATAACGTGCCTTCAGCTGCTTCAGCTGCTGCTCCATCCCATTGCGGAGAAAAGGTTCAATGCTGTCATCCAGCACATCTCCGGCCAGCAGAATGATATCCGGGTTCATCGCGTTCATCTCCCTGACCATTCTGCGCAGATGGCGGTTGCCGACAATGTTGCCCAGATGCAGGTCGGAGGCTACCGCTACCGTCAGCGGAACGCTGGTTCCGATGGATTTTTCCACCTTAAGCCGGTGGGTCCGCACCACAGTACTCCAGGCATTGCGCGATCCCCAGATCAGGAAGACGGCGAGCAATACCAGCAATGTAGTTCCTGCTTCCGTTACGAATGCGGAGAGATTCGCGCCTGCGAGCGCCAGCACACCATAGAGCAGATCGGTCAGCGGCAGCATGATCACGGCGAACTCCATACAAGCCAGATAATAAGAGCCGATCACCTTGAACAACCTGCCTAACGGTCTCAGCGCCTGCGGCAGAGGCACCCGGCCAATCATATAAGAGAAGGAAATGACAAGAAAGACAGTCCAGTACGCAGCAGTATTTATCCCCGGCAGCCATGCCTGGAGCAATACGGACAGATGCCATCCAATGTAGACATTCACCAGTCCAAGCACCAGCACCATGACCGCAGCCCCGGCCAGCATCCGCATGTTTTTCACTAAATCCCACTCCCTTAAAGTAAGTTTCTATACGATCTACTTCAAATCATAACACAAAGTATTCACCAGGTATAAACTGTGCCGCCAACCTGTGATAAACCTGAGTTCCCCTTGGACAAAAAAGAAAGGCAGCCCTGCGGCTGCCGTTGATGGAATGCGTATTTCCGTTTATTGTCTTAGTCCCTTGATTTCTTCTACCGGTAAGCTGGTGGCTTCGGAAATGGTTTGCAGGTCTATACCGCGGTCTAGAAGTTTAATAGCAATTTCTTTACTTGTCTCCGTTCTACCCTTTGCTTCGGCACTTTCAATACGGGAATGCTCATCGCTCAGCGCCTTCATCCCGGCATCATAAGCCACTCGCGCTGCGGCGTCCTGGCTCAGAAACTCTAGCGTGTCCATCGCTTTTTTCAGCATAGGTTTTTTCTCCGCCAACGCTTCTACCATTCTCCGTCTCGTCTCGCCCAGCCGTTCCCCGGCTCCGTCCGGGCGCAGCGGCTCTCCCCACAGTAGCCCGTCCCCCTCATACCGGGGAAGCACATGCATATGATAGTGGGTCAGATCATTGAATTTACCGCCGTCGGCAATGATTCTGATCCCGTCCGGCTGGTATAGACGTTTGAGCAAGGCGGAGAGCTTTTGTGAAGTCTCCATAACAGCATGTGCAGTCTTCGCATCCATCTCATCGACGTCCCAATAGTGCTTTTTGGGCAGAATCAGGGTATGGCCTTCATTGAAGGGATCGATATCGAGTACACAGGTGATATATTCATTCTCATAGACGATATTCAGGTCAGGCTCAAGCCCGTTCGCAATTCTGCACCCCAGGCAATCCATGATGATCCTCCCCCCTTAACAAACTGGATACTATGATAATATCAACAGGCAATAGGATTCATATCCAAGCAGCTAATATAAAAAAAGAAATGCCTTACAGCATCTCCTTGTTCCCGATCATTCAGTTAGACCGCCTGGTTGCCCTTTGCAGCGATGCATTCCCCAATCAGTTTGTCACACTTGTGAATGTGATTAATTAGCCAGTCTGTCAGCGTCCGGTTCAGCTTAATGGTGGATAAGACCGATACCCCTTTGTTCTTAATACTCTCTTCCAGATCAAGCACAGTCTGCACGAACTCAGCGTGCGTCTTCTGGTGTTCCGACAGCTCCGGGAAGCTGATATCCTTCATCAGCTGCTCTTCACTGCCGAAATGCTCCACGGTATAGTCCTTGAGGAACTTCAGCGTTTCTTCGATTTTTTCTTTGCCCTGCTGGTTGCTGCAGGCTTCAAAAAAATCATTCAGCTTCACCAGCAGCTGTCTGTGCTGACAATCAATCTTTTCTACTCCGATATCATACGAATCCTTCCAGCTAATCATAGGCTCACCCTGTCCTTTGCCATAAATCAAATAGTCAAAATATAACTAATTGTCTGCTTTTCCCTATGAAAGTTCTATTAAGAACATCACAAGGCCAAGGCGGCGTTGCCGGACAGAAGGGCGTTCTCAAAATAAATTCCATTCCCGGTTATACCGGTACAGCTTCGAGGGACGGTGTCCGGCATCCCGGGTGCTCTGATCCGTCTCAATGACCCGCTCTGCGATTTTGCGGCGGAAGGCGGCGGCGAGCAGCTCTTTGCCGAGGATAATCTCATACACGCGCTGCAGCTCGGACAAGGTGAACAACGGCGGCATGAGATTGAAGATAATATCGGTATATTCCGCCTTGCCGCGCAGACGTTCGATGGCATACTGCACCATGAGCAGATGGTCAAAAGAAAACCCTGTGCTGCGCACGATCTCACGGCTGACCTGCCGGACATGCCCTTGAATCGTCTCGGTAAGCTTGACGACCCCGCTTAGCTTCTCCTGCTCACTCTCCAGTATAATCTCCACCAGTGTCTCCTGGCGGACGTCCTGCTCCAGCACCTCGCGGCGGGTCTCCAGAATGTGGTACGAAACGTCGAACCAGGCAGCTGCGGCTGCATCATCCCCTGCTTGTACGTCCAGAGCCTTGCGGTCCACTAGCGCCATGTAGGAGCAGCTGATCACCCGCATCCGCGGATCACGGTCTACATCGCCCCAGGTATACAGCTGCTCCATGTAGATATTATCGATATTAGTCTCGCTGTACAGCTCCCGGCGGGCAGCTTCTTCTACGCTCTCACTGATCCCCACGAACCCTCCCGGCAAGGCCCACTGTCCCAGAAAAGGATGCTCCCCGCGCTGAATCAGCAAGAGCTGCAAGGACTTATCCGCCAGCTTGCGGTAGTTATCCTGCTCCTGCTCCATTACAGTGAAAATCAGCATATCGACGGTGACAGACGGACGTTCGTAGCTGCCAACATTATAGTTTTTCAGGAATTGCTCCTCGTTTAAGCCGTTGGGGTCGGTGACTGGTTGATTTGGCATGGATATTCTCCTTGTCTTGAATCGATTAATAGGAATCGCTTGTTAATAACACATTGATATTATATACATGTTCCTGCAATGCGGGCAAGTCCGGGCCAGGGCGAAGAACGTTTTTCCCAATCTATATAAGACGTACTCAAGGTTTGAACTCGAAGCTTGGTCGTCGCTGCGGTGAACATTTGGACTTCCGGCCGCTGCCCGCCCCCAGGTTTCTTGATTTAAACCACTATTCGTGGTAGAAATCCGGTGACTAGCTGATGCTTACGATGCGAGCTTTCCTGCGGAAAGCTTTCAGGCGATCGCTATCGCTCCTACAGTTCCAAATTTCCCCTCCGCTTCTTTTTGCTTTTCGTTAATTTCTTTAGTGCGCCTTATCTAACACAAAAAATCGCCCCACCCGAAAGCAAGGCAATTCTTCATGTAACTATTCTTGTTGTACACCTGTTGGTCACATCGGTTCGATATGGACAAGTACGGTAGAGACCTGATGACGGTCCTTAAGCTGATCCTCGATCTCCTCCGTAATATCGTGACTCTGCACCACATTCAGACTGGAATCCACCAGCACTGTAGTATCGACCAGCACATTATTACCGTGAATACGGGCTTTGATATCCTTAATCGACTCCACGCCTTCAATCTCAGCTACCGTCTGCTTCATCAGCGCAAGCTTACCGGCATCGAAGCCGTCGGTGAGGTCGTGTGTAGCTTTGCGGAAAATATCCCAGGCCGTCTTGCAGATCAGCAGTCCGACAATCGTGGCTGTGAGCGGATCTAACCAGGGAATTCCGAACTGTGAGCCGATAATGCCGACGAAGGCTCCCATGCTGACCAGTGCATCCGAACGGTTATCCTGCGCCACTGCATGCATTGCATTGCTGTTCAGGTTGCGGGCAAGCCTGATGTTGTAACGGTAGACTGCAATCATAACCACAGCACAGGCAGCTGCCGTCCACGCGGCAATCAGATCAGGGGTCTCCAGCACAGGCTGAATGAATTTGTTCACACCCTGATAGAGCACTTGGAAGCCTACGGCAATCATGATAAAAGAGGCGACCAGTGCGGCAACTGTCTCTGCTCTGAAATGACCATAGCTATGGTTGGAATCCGGGGGTCTGCGGGAAATCCTAAGCCCGGTCAGGATGGCCAGAGAAGCAATAATGTCGGTGCTGTTATTCAGTCCGTCAGCCAGGAGAGCCTGAGAGCCCGACACCGTTCCTATGAATAATTTGACAGCAGATAAGAGTATGTACGCTAATAGACTTAGCCATGCTCCTTTTTCACTTTGTTTGATATCACTGTAATTTTCCAAGAAAAAGGACCTCCAAAGATTAGTATTGTTCCATACTACACGCTGAATTACGGGTGGGTCTAGAGAAACAGTGTTGCCGGACAGCGCAAGAGTTAACCCCGCTAAATAGAGTTGGGAGCCCGGAAGTAAGTTGCCACCCCCTACATTCTTTGCCCTTGTTCAACTTTGCAGTCCATCTGCTGCTGACAGGCCGGGTAACTTTTACCGCAAAACGTAGTCTAACTATATGGTGACCCTGGGTCGGCCAAGCAGAAACGGCGTTGCCGTCCTCTCAAGGACGGTACCGTTTCAGCGAGAAATAGAAGGATAAGTTATTGTGTGAAACATATAATTTCTTATATTTGCACACAAACAAGCGGCTTCCCCTCTTCAGGAGAATGCCGCTGAGCTTGCGTATGATCCGGTTACACTGGCTGTCCTCTACTCCGCTGGAGGAGTGAACGAACGTGCTGCAAATTCTGCATCCAGCATATAGAAGGCATTGCTGTCGGTTTCGATCCGTTTGAGCTTGGCGATAATGTTGCTGAAGAGCGCCTCTTCTTCCACCTGCTCATCAATGAACCATTTCAGGAAATAGATCGTCGCATGCTCCCGTTCATCCAGGGCCAGATCCGCCAGATGATAGAATTTCTTCGTATTCTGCTGCTCATGTGCGAAGGCATGCTCGAACGCATCCAACATGGAGCTATACTCATTGTTCGGTTCAGGCATCGCCGCAAGGGTGGCCCGGTAATCGCGGTCATTCAGGAATTTGTAGATCTTCATGGCATGGAACCGTTCTTCTTCAGCCTGCACCAGAAAGAAATTGGCGAATCCGTCCAGGCTCTCACCGGAACAATACGCAGCCATCGCAAGATAGACGTGAGCAGAATAGAATTCGAAATTCATTTGTTCATTAAGCGTGTTCATTAATTGCTCTTTCATTGACAGGTCACCTCATCCTATAGTATTGATTATGCTTGAAGCAAGCTCATATGTAATGTCTTGTTCATTCTATCATTCTTATCCGCCAAACCGCAATCGAAAGGAAGATTCCCGCGATGAAATGGTTCAGCCGTAATAAAATAAAAAATAATTCCACCCGCCGCGCACTACTCCTGCTCGCAGCCTCCGCCTGCCTGCTTCTGGCAAGCGGCTGTGAGGAGAATGAAAATTCCGCGCAGGTTAGCACCGATACCGGCTCCACCCCGGTATCGGCGTCAACCTCTCCGGCTGCTGTACAGACGCCTGCGGCAACCGAAGCTCCAGCGACTCCGTCACCAGCGGCCACGGCCACCCCTGACCCCGTCTCCCTGAAGCTCGCCGGAATGACCCTGGAGGAGAAAATCGGGCAGATGCTGCTGGTCGGCATCCAAGGCAAAACAACAGGTGCTGATGCGCGGAAGATGATTGCCGAAGATAAGGTGGGCGGAATCATTCTGTATTCGGGTAATGTCGGCAGCCTGAAGGAGCTGGTGCAGCTGACCAACGCCTTGAAGCAGAGTAATGCGGGGAATTCTGCACCGCTGTTCATGAGTGTCGATCAGGAAGGCGGCAAGGTCAGCCGTCTCCCCGCTGACTATGCCGCCTTCCCTTCGAACGCTGCTGTCGGCAAGGGAGACGATGCCGCCGCTGCCGGAACAATGGGCGAACTGCTTGCCCGGGCGGTGAAATCCTCCGGCTTCAATATGGACTTCGCGCCGGTCCTCGACATCAACAGCAACCCGGATAATCCGGTGATTGGTGACCGTTCCTTCGGCAACAGCGCAGAGCTTGTCACCCGGCTTGGCATTGCCGAGATGCAGGGACTTGAGCGTGAAGGCGTAATTCCCGTGGTTAAGCATTATCCCGGCCATGGCGATACTTCTGTAGACTCCCATCTGGAGCTGCCTGTGATCAACAAGACGGAGACCCAGCTGGCAGAACTGGAATGGCTGCCATTCCAGGCAGCGATCCGGGAGAAGGCCGATGCTGTAATGGTGGCCCATATCCTGTATCCGAAGCTCGACCCGGACAAGCCTGCCTCTCTGTCCCCAGTGATTATCGGCCAGCAGCTCCGCGGGCTGATGGGATACGAAGGTGTAGTCATTACGGATGACATGACCATGGGCGCAATCATTAAGAATTACAGCCTCCCAGCTGCGGCAGTAGAATCTGTATTGGCCGGCAGCGATATCCTGCTGGTCGCCCATGAATACAAGAATGAACAAACCGTTCGCGCCGCGCTGCTGGACAGCGTCAAGAACGGCAGTATCTCCGAAGCACGGATTGACGAGAGTGTCTACCGTATTCTGGCGCTGAAAGCCAAGTATCAGTTAACGGACGAGGCAGTGCCCTTGCCTGATCTCGCCGGATTGAACAGTGACATCCAGGCTTGGCGTAAGCCGTATCAGCAGAACAAGTAGCTAACAAGCGGAGTCGGTACACTCTCAACCATTTATATACTTAGGGGAAGTTTACTCCACTAACCCTCGGGATAAACCGTCAGAGTTGGAAAAAAGGCACTTAATTAAGCCGAAACCATGCGCTGTGGGGAAGCAGTTGGAAAAAGTACATTTAATCCACCAAGCCCCATAATCTCAGCAGAATTCGGTCTGATTAAGTGTTATTTATCCAACTGTTATAAGTAATTGTTCCTGCGACCATAAATTAGATGTACTATTTCCACTTAGATGATCCGCCGCGCGCCACTCACGCCTATAATTTCTATTCAAAAAGCCCCAAACCCGGCAATCAACCAGGTTTGGGGCTTTCAACTGCTGTCAACTACTGCAGAACCACGGTGTCTCCTGCCTTCAGTCCCGACAGCACCTCTGTTTTATCGGTTGTTTCCATTCCAGTCTTGATCTCTTTGCGTTCATACTGGCCGTTTCCTTTGTCCACCATAACGAAGGCAAGATCCCCTTCACGGATGACGGCGATATTGGATACAACCACCGCCTTCTCTTTGCGCGAGGTCTCGACGTCTCCGCTCAGGCTGAGGCCGCCCATCAAATGCTCGTCCGGCTGCATGGAGATAACCACCTCGAATTGCGGAAGCTGGCCGGCTGTGTTCTGTCCCGTAGTCGTTGTAGCGAACTTGGCCACTCCGGTTACCTCTCCGTCCAGGACCAGATCTTTTACGGCGGTCATCTTCACCTTCACCTTCATGCCCTTTTTAATGCGGAAGATATCCTGTTCCCCAACCTGTGCTATGAACTCTACCTTGTTCGTGTCCACAATCTTACCGATGTACTGATTGTCGGTGACGGTCTGCGGACGTTCTGTACTGCTGTCGAAGAGGAAGATGCCGTTCTCCGGTGCATGGTATACCGCAGTGTTCAGCTT
The sequence above is a segment of the Paenibacillus sp. FSL R7-0204 genome. Coding sequences within it:
- a CDS encoding sensor histidine kinase, which translates into the protein MRSLYVRMSIIFCSVIMISSVLGFLVSNLYYQSQVKPKNDAKLTRMAIGLQQFIEDHPDAVEEYLLSTASLGYKMYLVNGDGEERFYGLPFRKNDLKDEALRKVLDGEIYHGVGNFPGQLFVTGFFDNQLSNSIGVPVHINGETYALFMRPDAQVQFGELRIFFVVIIGVIILLSLWFMLITVFHVVRPITRLTEATLLISKGRYDIKLYTARRDEIGQLASHFMTMSRELERTNRARQEFVANVSHEIESPLTSIQGFAHALQDGTLPEAQRQEYLSIIGDESRRLSMLSTQLLTLSSLDYDEHALQKRSFDLRAQLRQVIQIMEWHLTEKELAVRLHAGEIRLTGDSNLLYQVWMNLVTNAVKYTPAGGNLSIAAHVEGQQCIVTVTDNGAGIPAEQLPMIFDRFYKVDQSRSREPGSSGLGLAIAQKIVQAHGGSIEVTSTVGEGTTFTVTLPCHPAAI
- a CDS encoding response regulator transcription factor codes for the protein MKKILVADDDVHIRTLLRHVLTREGYQAIEAGDGREAAARMKEQTVDLAVVDVMMPHMDGLELCAYIRENYDIPVILLTARQQLSDKEQGYLHGTDDYVTKPFEPEELIFRIKALFRRYSIASDDRIRLNSLVIDRKNYEISDGTEVLLLPVKEFELLAQLAQYPGRLFTRGELIELVWGADYEGDERTVDVHIKRLRQRFSEYQNDFIIRTVRGIGYKVDMVNA
- a CDS encoding SDR family oxidoreductase codes for the protein MTTILITGANGQLGSLILENLRSSIPVGQIIAGVRSVEQATFIREQGIEVRKVNYDLPETLNEAFRGISRLLLISSSHTDDNVRLSQHKRVIDAAKRSGVRHILYTGFAFSGRRTDQSKPDNVHTWTEQAIIDSGLEYTFLRNALYIDFVGVLGLKEALSSGELVTAPGEWKFNSVGRRDLALAAAAVLAEEGAGNRIYELTAPQTWDFGDLAEVLTEVAGNPVVHRQDDGIQHWIYAFMSKLDTASTSGDLERLMGRPVTPLRDSILPFIV
- a CDS encoding MarR family winged helix-turn-helix transcriptional regulator; amino-acid sequence: MDDLQKVVLELPLENRVFFALVGATAGTVAVSEKYWQAQGLNGARIRVLVEIAKEGGAILPSLLAERIAVTKANISLLLTPLEKDGYITRAAHAQDGRKTVISLTEAGKRLLLEQLPGNREAVAEVMNRLDEPELQLLLKLLNKLSRG
- a CDS encoding metallophosphoesterase → MRMLAGAAVMVLVLGLVNVYIGWHLSVLLQAWLPGINTAAYWTVFLVISFSYMIGRVPLPQALRPLGRLFKVIGSYYLACMEFAVIMLPLTDLLYGVLALAGANLSAFVTEAGTTLLVLLAVFLIWGSRNAWSTVVRTHRLKVEKSIGTSVPLTVAVASDLHLGNIVGNRHLRRMVREMNAMNPDIILLAGDVLDDSIEPFLRNGMEQQLKQLKARYGVYAVLGNHEYYGGSIAQYTEVMHSVGIQVLQDEVVETSGVYVVGRKDKTAEAMEAGGRLSVEALLEGLDRSKPILMMDHQPTGFGIASEAGVDVLLSGHTHRGQIAPNHWITRRLFELDWGYLLKNKLHVIVSSGYGTWGPPIRLASRSELIKLELVLEGSRSYGEEKVSPAAKPVLI
- a CDS encoding HIT domain-containing protein; protein product: MDCLGCRIANGLEPDLNIVYENEYITCVLDIDPFNEGHTLILPKKHYWDVDEMDAKTAHAVMETSQKLSALLKRLYQPDGIRIIADGGKFNDLTHYHMHVLPRYEGDGLLWGEPLRPDGAGERLGETRRRMVEALAEKKPMLKKAMDTLEFLSQDAAARVAYDAGMKALSDEHSRIESAEAKGRTETSKEIAIKLLDRGIDLQTISEATSLPVEEIKGLRQ
- a CDS encoding bacteriohemerythrin, encoding MISWKDSYDIGVEKIDCQHRQLLVKLNDFFEACSNQQGKEKIEETLKFLKDYTVEHFGSEEQLMKDISFPELSEHQKTHAEFVQTVLDLEESIKNKGVSVLSTIKLNRTLTDWLINHIHKCDKLIGECIAAKGNQAV
- a CDS encoding NUDIX hydrolase, which encodes MPNQPVTDPNGLNEEQFLKNYNVGSYERPSVTVDMLIFTVMEQEQDNYRKLADKSLQLLLIQRGEHPFLGQWALPGGFVGISESVEEAARRELYSETNIDNIYMEQLYTWGDVDRDPRMRVISCSYMALVDRKALDVQAGDDAAAAAWFDVSYHILETRREVLEQDVRQETLVEIILESEQEKLSGVVKLTETIQGHVRQVSREIVRSTGFSFDHLLMVQYAIERLRGKAEYTDIIFNLMPPLFTLSELQRVYEIILGKELLAAAFRRKIAERVIETDQSTRDAGHRPSKLYRYNREWNLF
- a CDS encoding cation diffusion facilitator family transporter; translated protein: MENYSDIKQSEKGAWLSLLAYILLSAVKLFIGTVSGSQALLADGLNNSTDIIASLAILTGLRISRRPPDSNHSYGHFRAETVAALVASFIMIAVGFQVLYQGVNKFIQPVLETPDLIAAWTAAACAVVMIAVYRYNIRLARNLNSNAMHAVAQDNRSDALVSMGAFVGIIGSQFGIPWLDPLTATIVGLLICKTAWDIFRKATHDLTDGFDAGKLALMKQTVAEIEGVESIKDIKARIHGNNVLVDTTVLVDSSLNVVQSHDITEEIEDQLKDRHQVSTVLVHIEPM
- a CDS encoding ferritin, with translation MKEQLMNTLNEQMNFEFYSAHVYLAMAAYCSGESLDGFANFFLVQAEEERFHAMKIYKFLNDRDYRATLAAMPEPNNEYSSMLDAFEHAFAHEQQNTKKFYHLADLALDEREHATIYFLKWFIDEQVEEEALFSNIIAKLKRIETDSNAFYMLDAEFAARSFTPPAE
- the nagZ gene encoding beta-N-acetylhexosaminidase; the protein is MKWFSRNKIKNNSTRRALLLLAASACLLLASGCEENENSAQVSTDTGSTPVSASTSPAAVQTPAATEAPATPSPAATATPDPVSLKLAGMTLEEKIGQMLLVGIQGKTTGADARKMIAEDKVGGIILYSGNVGSLKELVQLTNALKQSNAGNSAPLFMSVDQEGGKVSRLPADYAAFPSNAAVGKGDDAAAAGTMGELLARAVKSSGFNMDFAPVLDINSNPDNPVIGDRSFGNSAELVTRLGIAEMQGLEREGVIPVVKHYPGHGDTSVDSHLELPVINKTETQLAELEWLPFQAAIREKADAVMVAHILYPKLDPDKPASLSPVIIGQQLRGLMGYEGVVITDDMTMGAIIKNYSLPAAAVESVLAGSDILLVAHEYKNEQTVRAALLDSVKNGSISEARIDESVYRILALKAKYQLTDEAVPLPDLAGLNSDIQAWRKPYQQNK
- a CDS encoding efflux RND transporter periplasmic adaptor subunit, which encodes MKRTLKKSLKWIIILGIIGTAGYFGYTKFFKADDTAELPPEPMQVISFPVTEETLTSSVQIKGRSQYQKETLVYAPFASKVTAWKVENGAQVKKGQVLFTLDQSTLRNEISTAEATARKAKLEGELNAFVAQQEDDSSAPAGTEAERLKALAAQETARLSDELNQVNAEIQAKELTEKKAKLNTAVYHAPENGIFLFDSSTERPQTVTDNQYIGKIVDTNKVEFIAQVGEQDIFRIKKGMKVKVKMTAVKDLVLDGEVTGVAKFATTTTGQNTAGQLPQFEVVISMQPDEHLMGGLSLSGDVETSRKEKAVVVSNIAVIREGDLAFVMVDKGNGQYERKEIKTGMETTDKTEVLSGLKAGDTVVLQ